The following is a genomic window from Hippoglossus stenolepis isolate QCI-W04-F060 chromosome 14, HSTE1.2, whole genome shotgun sequence.
CACCAGCGTGTTCTTGTCCTTCAGCTGGGCGAAGGTCTCGAACATGTCGTCACCGTTCACCAGGGAGAACAGACACTCGGCCACGCGACTCAGGCCCTCGAACTAGGACACGTGGACGAGGAGACATTAGACTTACACAGTAAACACGCAATAATTAGTCATCACAAAGACAGTCAGTCAGACCAGTGGCTGCGTACCTGGACGTCTGAATCCACACAGAGAGGTTAAAGATCATAagcaggaaaaaagaagaagaaggaaaacataCGTATGTATATCTCTGATGTTTCTAATGgaatgtttcaaaataaaactaactgAAGAggaataaataacacatttataaccaatgaagatgaagatgctGTAGGTCTTTATTTAAACTATTAAGTCTGTAAAAACACCAagaaaaaatgaacaaaagcgCAGGGAGTTAGAATTATTTGCTCCTCCTGTGCAACACTCTACTTTTATGGGACATAGGTTTAATTTctccatttcagtttttatttagaCAGTTTTTACCTGTTCCATTTAAAATTTGATGTGCTTATGactagtgtgttttattttgctgccattttaaagcactttgtgacatGTATTTTGAAAGGTTCTCTATaaacaaagtttattattatttatactttcattaaacctaaagaaaataataataatggttgGGGAACCTTTTTTCCTATCATGGGTCATTTCGACGTTTACAAACATGCTTTCATGGCCGTAGACCTTCTGAATTATCACGGCACCTTCTCGAATGTGACGGCTGGGGCTGCGTCTCTATGGAGAGGCTAGTTTTCCAGGTATGGGTCAGTCTTGAACTGACATTTGCAGGGGTCAGTTTTGAAAAGAAGTGCAAACAGTGATGCAAACTTCAGTGTCTGTCTCCTCaggactaacacacacactttggtaGTTGATGGCAGGTTTCCACAGTAAACAGCTTAACAAATACGTTCAGTTACTTCTTGTTTACTTTGTTAATGTCAAGCTGCAGGTTCCTACAGAGACTCAAGAAGGAGCAGGGGGTGTAAAACACCAAAGTGTGTGACAGTTGACAGAGGTGGACTGATGAAGACAGAAAGGCAAACACTCCAGACTGATGTTTAAAGAAGCAGAGTTCTCCAGGATGAGATCGTATCTAAAAACAACATCCCACTGCGACGGTATGGATGCAGGTCACAGCACTTGAGGACGTGTGGAACAGCCTGAGAACATTCTCTGTTTATTCCCTCGGTAAATACTCTGAGGATCCTGGAAGGGCTGACGGCACTCGACAGGGGACTCCCCCTTCTACCACAATGTAAATATCATGATGGAGTCTCAGAGGACACACTAAAGGAACTGGAACCTGCAGCCGAAGCAGCCCTGCACCTCACTTTCACTTCTACTGATCCCAGAGGAACTGAAAACGAAATTAATATTAAAGTGTTCTTTTGATTGATATTACCTTTTGACACACTTTGCATCCACCCACAACTTATTTACGCTTCGGTTTGGGACTATCAACACATTTCTATTGGCTCAGTGAGACGTGGCTGATCTCAGTCTATCTCACATCTGTCTCTTCAGCAGTATGAGCTCTGCCTTGTTTAGACGCCAAATGCTGCTCACACTTCCGTAAATAATTTATCTTAACAGGCAAGGgcggccacacacacatatttttccCGATGACACTTGTTGTCCGAGGAGTGGCTACCATCTGTTCCGAAGCCATGGTCCTTGCCTGCTCAAATTTCCCCCAAAGTAAAGCTAAATTATCTTTGgcttttatattttcagaacatacaaagaaaaacatgttgtaatGTAGCCTCTGGGTTGTCTTATGGTTATTTCTcgttatttcttttaaaaatccttcattctgttatttattatatcctgtgcatttctctctctggtgATTGAACTTAAAAGAAGTtaagaaattaaacattttgagcggttaaaataaaatccctgtggtttaaaaaaagaatcccCAAGACTGGTGGCTTGGAGGTTTACATTGCATGAATCCTCAAGTCCAGGGATGTTGTTACACGTCATCTCACTACATCTCTCTGCCCTTTTTCTcaacttatatatatttatttccatATAATCTTTTtatccaaaaaagaaaaacacgtttCTGGTCATTTGAAGCAGTGAAAAAGATGCTAATTTCtgcacatgaatgaatgtgtcaCACTTAAAGATTCTCTTAGAATCAAATCCTCTAAGGCACAGAGAGCTGGTCACTGAAACCAGAGGATTATTGGCAAAACATatactggcacctagtggcaatacagtatattttcagACTGATAGACAGAAGCCAAATGCCACATAAAGTTATTCGAAGACAAGGAAAAGTCGGTCTTTTCTTCAGGCTGTAAAACTGAAACTGGAAAATGTATCAACCAATTTTGAGAACGATCCAATATTAATCACCTGTAATAGTTCAAAAAGGTTTACGTGGGACAGAACACCGGGACCTTTCACTCGAATGAAACTGAATAAAACGTTCCCACCGCTGTGTGCTACTTTTGCATTAGTCTTGAATGTTAACGTGTATTAATTAACTCggttgtgattggtcaatgAGCTCAGTCCCAGAACATGCACGTAGCATACTCATGTGCACCCTAAACAACgatgaagaattaaaaaaatatatagtatgTTAAGTTGAGTTTTACGATATGTAAACAAACTCGGCTTTCAACTGACTCGGCTGAAAACTTGGTTATTTTACTTGGAAATGTTCATCATATCCATATTGCCCGGTGTACACAGCTAATCAATATTtgaaattcaatatttaaatcAATAGTCACTGTCAATCCATTGCTTGCCTTTGTTTTGCATTAGTCCAGAGTTGGAAATAAACAATGACTGAGACGCTAAATAAttattgtcttgttttaaatattatttttcgGGTTAAGTTTGTTAACTCCTTGACGTGGATCACCTCGTTTTTAAGGGGTTTGTTAGTTTGTTCGTCCATTTGCCGTTTTTTTCCACCATGCAACCAAAGGCAGCAGTGACTgagaagaaaacatttctgtgcacaCCCTTAGCCAACATGAACATTTGCATTAGGCTGCTTTACGCGGGTTCATGGtgtcaccccccctccctctcactTGTTCCATTGTGATCTACACTGATCTCATTCACGGCCTCCTCCCAACTGACTGAAAACCGTTATAGCAACAGAGAACTTGAATCCATGGACACAGAAAAGCAAGTGTCCCATAAACTGATAACTTCTGTTCTCTAATCTGAACTTCAGGTGCCTTCTCTCCCCACACCAGCCCGTTGGTTACCTTCTCGTGGTACGGGCCCAGAACGATCCACCCGCAGAAGGTGTAGCCCAGGTAGATCATGCcggcacagcagcagaaacgCAGGACCTTGGGGAAGGCGGCTTTCATAGTTAAAATcagcacctgcagcagaaacacggGAAGAAGCAGACAAGAAGTTCAATCGAGACCAAATCATGAAAAGAAATAGTTAAAGACAGACATGGACTTAAAAACAACCTGTGATATAAAATTGAGCATCTTAAATCTCACAGTTGCTcaaagtttcaaataaaaatggaaCTAGCCTCTCAACAACTGCCGACATGTTGAcaatacaaagacacacagtcTGCACACAGCTGGTTGTTTGTGATGTAGTTCATCCAGATTCTTATTTTCTACtccaacaaacaacacattctTAAAACCATCTTTCCACAGCTGTGcgttttgtccttttttctatttgtatACTGAAGTCTGTATTTGTTGAACTGTGTCAGTCCTGCCTACGGCCGTAAATTAGCATTCTTACTCACCAGCATATTTAAATTGGTATTTTATACTAATGTTCTTTAATATGCTCTGTGCctatcaaataaacaaatatatgagAATAAGAAAAGGCCTCGTGAAATGATGTAAAGTTTTAGGCTTAGACTCACGTTGTATTTCTGGAAGTATCCCAGGTACCTGATCACACTGACCCACACCATTAAGGTAGATGTTCCCAGGAAGATACTGCACACGTCATAACTGGTCAAACTCTacgagagagagacaagagagaaaataacagaGATGACAGTTTGCTTTTAGTCTTAGGTTTGTTGTTGTATTATGAAACCTGGCCTGAGTGAAACAATAAAAGCTTTGTAGGAAAAGAttcagatttaaaacaaaaaatggtTTTACTGGgctctgtatttgtgttgtaGTGCAACCTGACTGGTGTGGATTATTTCACTAGCGCTCAAAGTGCTATGAGGAAATGCAGTAAAGGAAATTCCCATGCTTGGTTTACTTAAGTTTTTCCTTCACATTGAGGATCTACTTTCAAATAGAACGTTGTCCTTGTTGGTAAATCCAGTAAATTTAACCTGTTGAACTTCCTGTCCATCAGCAGATTTCATAAGGAAATACCTTGTTCCTTGTTCCCTCGTCCCAGCAAATAATATTATTTCTCAGTTGCTTAATAAATAACAGAATGTAAAATCAAAGGGGACGCTGACTACTCAAAACGTAagtttgtttcttcattttttccTGATCTGATGGAAACACCAGCTTTCTCTCACGCTCTTGTTAATGATCATTTAACTGGAAAATAagaaagtacacacacagggacTTTACCCTCTCTTTTCTattgcatttattttacataaccCGCTGCAGTAATATTGGCCAGTCACCTTTGGACTGAAGATAAGAGAAACACTATCTATATAAAAGACAGTTCAGGACAAATGTTTACCTTTGTTTGTATTTCCATCTTTAATATGGTTCCAACTATGGCCAAGAGGTCGCTGACGATGACGAGGACGTACCAGCCGTTCAAGAACTCCGTCTGATCGTCCTCACACACTTTACGATTGTAGTTCTCGTGGAACAATCTGGAGAATCTCTGAAAACATAACGATGCAATATGGATTACGACACATGTGGCATGGATAGTGGTTTAGATGCTGTATCAATGGGTATTTTAATGAAGTTTGCTTATTGTTTGAGGGAAATGAGAAAGAATGTAGAATCAggaaagacaggaagaggaagaggaagaagaagagaagaaataaaaacgtCCTGTATGATGTTTCGCAGAGTGAGCAGAGGCCGTGAGAGTCCTGACCTGGAGTAACCTGACGGCCAGCACGATGGAGCGGCTGCACAGCACGGCCGACGTGAGGCAGATCAGGATGACGAAGCCGTCGAATATCAGGAGGTAGTGTGTGTTCTTCTGAGCTGAAACagacagagtgtgtgagagggacTGTTCATCTCCTACATAACTCCCTCACACTCGTCTCTGATAAGAGCGACTTCCAGAGAAAATAATTGTCTTATTGTATCTCGTGTTTTTCTTACTGGGTCATATTTCCAtcttattttccattatttcataaataacaaaatataatttttagatattatatatatatatatatatatatatcttgtcTACAACTGAGCTGCATTTCAAGTGAATGGTGCtttagaaaatattattatgatattttattattaaatgacATGGCCATGGATGctcaaataagataaataaaaaaatattaatttccttctcttctcttcatttcATCTCAACTTATTTTGCAGGGTATACTAGAAAAACTTCTTTATCTggttatatttttgtaaaatttcTGTCTTACTTTCAATGATTACCTCCACCGACGAGACGACATcttcacctgtgtctgtttgctggtgtattttttttgcagaattATACAAAAACGTCTAAACACCTAACCTGGTGGTGGGAGGATCCCTGGGCCTGAGAGGAATCCGTTACATTTTGGAGCGGATGCagattattttttactttcttgcaATGTGTTTTACAAAAAATCTATCATTTAGGTTATCGGATCACttcctttatatattttttactataAGAACCAGACAATCATTCTAGTTTGTTGTTATATTTCCCCCTTTGGTTTGACAACTCTAACGTACCTGTTCCTGAGATCTTCCAGTCCGTGCACGCGCAGCTCTGAGTGTCTATGTCCAGGAATATTTTCACCTTCCCGCTGTGACACTGGTTATCAAATGTTATCTAAGGACAAGGGTAAAAGGAAAGTAAATGAGTTAAACAATGCAgttgcatttaaaaatgtgtaagaTCAATGTTTAAGAGCTTTTAAGTTTCTGGAAGCTCTCCACACTGTGTCACTCAATGATGGGAGGTGTGAGAGTGTTTCACCAGCCCATGtcagtttataataataacagagaGCTTCTGAACTGTACCGTGACATAGAAGGAGTAGCAGTCAGGCAACTCCCGTGAACGCACTGTCTGCAGATTGATGCCCTTCAGCTGGAAGGTGATTTTGATGTCGACGAGCCTGAAACCGAAGAGGATGaagtggttttaaataaaaagtcattttaatGTTAGCGGTAGTCTCAGTGTATTGATGGAGCTGTGTACCTGTAAAAGTCCAGAATAAAAAAGGAGGAGTTGTAGAGTGTCTGCAGGTTTCCAGTCTTTGGATCATGTGACGTGCAAactgagaaacagacaaacatactcttgattttacagtttaagtAAAATAACATAATGATTCTCTAATTGGGTCATACAGTGTGATACAGTACAAATCCAAACTGAAAGTTTTTGCTGTCTTTTGTGGTCGTCTTTGACCAAATGCACAAACCCCGACACACTGTTTATGATCACAGCACAAATGTGACTGCGGATTTTTAACTGTGACCGCCCCCTCACACCTGTCTCCAGCTGCGCGTTTATGTCGTAGGCCTCGTCCGACGGCTCCACGCTGCCTCTCTTGTAGTGCTCTTTGCACATGACCAGCGGGAGCAGGTTGCCGTCGTCATCCTTGGGGTAGGTGATGGGACCCGTAGAGAGCCGGCCCAACTGGCTGTACTGTAAATATCACACACCTCAGGTAAAACACACCGTCACAAGGCAGATTACACAACGCTGGAGAGAGTGTCGCCCGTCCTATCGCACACAAAACAACTTAGTTCCACTTTGTTTCACAGGGTTTCCAATAGTTCAAAAGTAGCTTCACAGTTGGGTTTTTAACATGGAAATTTAGAAACCTGGTCAAAAAATATTACTGATCATAACACTATCCAGGTTTGTGATTATAAAAACAGGATACTTCAAAACCCTGATCATAACCGGTATTCTTGTGCATTTGAATATTTACTCCAAGacattaaagacaaacaaagtgTAAACCTCCgctgaggcccaacagtcctctaaTGAAACCACAGGAAAATTCGGATTTTAGTCCGGATTTTAATTTGGAGTCcggattttaatttggatctgcaccaaattactcAAACTCATAAATACCAGCCCTCTTaacatgtctgatttgtttttcatcaagatccattaattgctctctgggaaatcagggaaaatcagggaaatcagggaaaatcttgaaaaaaaagttgaagaaagtgaaaagaaaatcctggatctgcgccctgatctggatctgcactgaaattgaatgggttcGTTCTTGAGTCATttcccctccacaaaatttcatggaaatcaggttgattgtttttgcataatattgcaaacaaacaaacaaacagtcataacctccttgatggaggtaaaaATCTAATTGTTCGCCAAATAATCAGATAAGACACTTACGACAAAAATAAAAGGCTTTATTTGCCTATTTGAAAATTAGTATCTTAATTTACCTTTTGACCAAGGgctgtattttcatttctttatgtcCTAACAA
Proteins encoded in this region:
- the mcoln2 gene encoding mucolipin-2, producing the protein MELLGRYLERSNSVSSVMAQDVVNEEKLRDDLRYYFMSPCEKYRTRRHIPWKLGVQILKIVMITTQLILFGLNNQLVVSYKEENTMALKNLFLKDYTGVDEDDYSVAVYNQHGVYESLYYVLDQYSQLGRLSTGPITYPKDDDGNLLPLVMCKEHYKRGSVEPSDEAYDINAQLETVCTSHDPKTGNLQTLYNSSFFILDFYRLVDIKITFQLKGINLQTVRSRELPDCYSFYVTITFDNQCHSGKVKIFLDIDTQSCACTDWKISGTAQKNTHYLLIFDGFVILICLTSAVLCSRSIVLAVRLLQRFSRLFHENYNRKVCEDDQTEFLNGWYVLVIVSDLLAIVGTILKMEIQTKSLTSYDVCSIFLGTSTLMVWVSVIRYLGYFQKYNVLILTMKAAFPKVLRFCCCAGMIYLGYTFCGWIVLGPYHEKFEGLSRVAECLFSLVNGDDMFETFAQLKDKNTLVWLFSRAYLYSFISLFIYMVLSLFIALITDAYETIKNYQRDGFPLTDLHKFLREQKDFPVVEESSQADVHIRDSLLCCCQRVPENDDIVLIS